The following coding sequences are from one Eptesicus fuscus isolate TK198812 chromosome 7, DD_ASM_mEF_20220401, whole genome shotgun sequence window:
- the ZCRB1 gene encoding zinc finger CCHC-type and RNA-binding motif-containing protein 1, which translates to MSGGLAPSKSTVYVSNLPFSLTNNDLYRIFSKYGKVVKVTIMKDKDTRKSKGVAFILFLDKDSAQNCTRAINNKQLFGRVIKASIAIDNGRAAEFIRRRNYFDKSKCYECGESGHLSYACPKNMLGEREPPKKKEKKKKKKIPEPEEEIEEVEESEDEGEDPALDSLSQAIAFQQARIEEEQKRWKPSSEGPSTSDDSRRPRIKKSTYFSDEEELSD; encoded by the exons aTGAGTGGTGGATTGGCCCCAAGTAAAAGCACAGTGTATGTATCCAACTTGCCCTTTTCCCTGACCAACAATGACTTATACCGG ATATTTTCCAAGTATGGCAAAGTTGTAAA GGTTACTATAATGAAAGATAAAGATACCAGGAAGAGTAAAGGTgttgcatttattttgtttttggataAAGACTCTGCACAAAATTGTACCAGGGCAATAAACAACAAACAG TTATTTGGTAGAGTGATAAAAGCAAGCATTGCTATTGACAATGGAAGAGCAGCTGAGTTCATCCGAAGACGAAACTACTTTGATAAATCTAAGTGTTATGAATGTGGG gaaagtgGACACTTAAGTTATGCCTGTCCTAAAAATATGCTTGGAGAACGTGAACctccaaagaagaaagagaaaaagaaaaaaaagaaaattcctgaACCAGAAGAAGAAAT tgaagAAGTAGAGGAAAGTGAAGATGAAGGAGAAGATCCTGCTCTTGACAGCCTCAGTCAGGCCATAGCTTTCCAG CAAGCCAGAATTGAAGAAGAGCAAAAAAGGTGGAAACCCAGTTCAGAGGGTCCCTCAACCTCTGATGATTCAAGACGCCCAAGGATAAAGAAAAGCACATATTTCAGTGATGAGGAAGAACTTAgtgattaa